The Leishmania infantum JPCM5 genome chromosome 19 region tctccccccatTCCCACCCCCACTCCCAGAGCATCTGTGGCGCGCACGTGGTAGACGCCAGAAGgagacagacgcacacaccgacacggGCATATGTTCTTCTGTCCGTTTTGTTctacgctgctgctcgtggtgCCGCATGTGGAGGGCAACGCGCTCGCGTGTGCCACGTGCCGCTACGTCCACTCCGTCGCCAGCGCGAGCCCGCAAGTCCCCAGAAACGCGTTCGGTGAGCCAATCCTCACCATCCAGCACTCCTTTGTGTCGCACAACCGTCAACTCATGGACGCTGAGGAAGATccggcgatggaggcggcggcttcgtccagcgccgcggcgtgccACACAACCGCTGCGTTCGCTCCAGTAGGCAAGGCGGAGACCTCCGCGGAGGGAGGCCAGATCACGACGATTCCGTGCCAGAACGAAGACAACCCGTGCCAGAGCACCAAGGCCTACTTTATTCAAATCCAAATGCGTTCTGCTGACGAGCCGGCAACCGTGTTCTTCAAGTGCGTCGAGTGCGGCCATCAGTGGCGACAGGACTAAGCTCCTCACCAGGAAGAGGCCAAAGGAACGGAACTAAGGGTGAGCTCACTCAAACGAAAAACAACGGAGCACTCGCTTGGTATTCAGCACCTGCGCCCcgcgtgggtgggtggggggctgcCATGCATTGTCAACCACCACGGGGCGACAAGGCAGCGTGTGTAGCGCTCCGATAGCAGCGCAGGCTTGCGACCAGAATTGTTTTGCTCGTCTCTGTTGCTGCGGCCCCTTGGACTGTGTCGCCGAGGCAATGGCAGCCCATGTCGACcggcacgccagcgccaAAACGAGATCAAGATGAGTCATCATCGTGTCACTTTCACCTTTGCTCCCCACTCACCCCCACCCTTTACGCCCGCTCCCTTCTCGAGGGTTGTGCTACCCATCTGGTCTTGTGCCATCTCCGCCTTTTTCTCCATGCGAACCTGCACCTGCAGGgctctgccctctctctgcgggGAAATTCCGCATCCGATCATCATCAGGAAACACGCACACTTTCACACGCACTAGGGTCGCTTGTTGCACACGTTCACCGGACCCCTTCATCCCCCTCATCCTCTACCCCTATCCCCACCCTTGCTGCCTTGATCCCTggtctccctcgctccggatcacgcgcgcgcgcgcaaacacacacacacacacacacgtatatatgcatgtatgtatACATCGTGTGACGTATGCCGGCTGTGCGCAGACTGTTGAGGCTCTTCGAGCTCGATGAGACAGACGGTAAGATAACCGCGCTTGACAGCTATGGCACCAACACGCACGTGGGCACCAGCTGCGGGCAGCTGGTACGTCTCTCCATCTCATCCTTGCCGTCGACTCGATCTCGGACCGCGGCAAGCGTTTTAGTTGCACCGGAAGAGGCGACTGCAATCGGCGCTACGCTTCCTTCGGGAgaagctggtgctgctgccccagCCTCCGTCTCCACAGACGAGAGTGCCGTCTTCACAACGGttacgcgccgctgcgccgtctccgcTTCCGGTGCCGCggttcagcagctgcagcacagtCGCAGCCAGAATCTTCTTTTTGTCCTCTGTGGCggtcgcctgcagctcctccacgcaGACACCTACGCAGTACTGAGCACCATCGCAACGGAGGtctcctctttttctgttGCACCGCCACTGCCCGTGGTTGGCTCCGGCGCGAGTGGCGGGGtgggcggcgacagcagtgTGGTGCCAATGACCGGCGCTTTCCCTTCGGCGCATACCCGCGGGCGCACAAGCCGCTTGACGGTGGGAGACGACGACAGTGCCAACCAgcacagccgcaccaccTCGCACCTCCGCACGTCGAGCGAATGCAGCTacggcagctcctccgcgcgCACCCTCCAGAGCACATTGGCGACCATGCCAGCCGCGAGCCCGCTGGAAAGCACCATTAGCAATGGTGGCAATCTTCACCAGCACCACGGGAACGCTCACCATCACAGCCGTGACGGCAggggcggtgccgctcccCTTTTCTgctcgtcgtcttcctcctcgggGAGTAGGGCACACGTGGTGTGCGTGGCAGAGAAGCAGAAGAAAGAGCTTGCCGTGTACGTGGTTGACCGCGTATCGACGTCGGCGTCTGGTGCGGTGAGCAGTGTGTGGCCATCCGCAAATGAGCCCATCGAAGATGGTGCTctcggcggcagtgccgccctcagcaacgccaccgccaggtcttccccaccgccgccgcgtgtcgtgctgcgccagcgctaCGTGCTGCCGGAACGGGCGCAGTGTGTGCTCATGTGTAGCCCTGCCCCCGCGATGCGCCGCGGAACTGCTCTCCCTTTCGCCGCGTCTGCCGGCGCTCTCACTGGCGATGGTGTGCCTCTGCTCGCCGCTAGTGTGGAGGCTGGActgagcgtgtgcgtcggGATGCGCCGCGAAGTGAGCCTGCTGTCTCTCATCGGGGGCTCTACGTGGTGTGTTCTTCGCCTCGACGGCACCCGCCCGCCTCTGCTCTCGGTCGGGAGCGACCACAACACCTTTCTGGTTCGGACGCAGGCCCCGAACACCGTCATGGAGGTTGGCgtgccgccagctgcagcgatggcggGGTGCGCGCAGGACGACGATGCAGGTTGGAGGacaagcgccgctgccgcagcgggaGCGAACCCCATCTTGCTGCGCACTGGTACCGCAAGGGGCGCCGCGATCGCCTCCGCGACAACTTCTGCGGCTGCCCGAGGCTCTGCGTTGCGCAGCAAAGACGACGATCTCGTCATGGGCGACGTCTTCCAGGCAGACACCGTCGTTGAGTTCGTGCTGGCTCGCTTTCCTCACATCTTTCTCTTCACGGCGCACCACTGCGACGTCGTCTCCCTCCTCGAATACGGCGCAGGCGTTGGCGCCACCTCGAGGAGTCAGCGCGTTCCGCTGCCAGGAATTCGCTacggcgcgctgcgcggACAGGGCACATCTGTTTGTGTGGCGAGCGACCGGACGGTGTGgatgctgcagctgagcccgctgcgcgtgcagctAGCCGAGATGGTGACAGGCGGTAACAGCGAAGCCGCATTCCAGCTCTTGGCGTTCCATCG contains the following coding sequences:
- a CDS encoding putative RNA polymerase III C11 subunit, encoding MFFCPFCSTLLLVVPHVEGNALACATCRYVHSVASASPQVPRNAFGEPILTIQHSFVSHNRQLMDAEEDPAMEAAASSSAAACHTTAAFAPVGKAETSAEGGQITTIPCQNEDNPCQSTKAYFIQIQMRSADEPATVFFKCVECGHQWRQD